The genomic window CTGGATGAACTGCTATTAAAATATCTGGATATTTATTTCTATAAAATTCAATATCTTCTACAGAAAATTGTTGATGAACTGAACAAAAACCATTATAACAGATAATATCTGCTTCTTTTAAATCAGTACCATCTCCAACAATTGCAGATTTTAGATTTAATGATTTAGCAAAATTTTGCCCTAGACATCTATCAGGAACAAAAAATATCTTTTTACCAGATTTCAAACCTTTTTCTATGATTTTATAAGCATTTGATGACGTACAAACCATTCCAGCCATTTGCCCAACTTTTGCTTTAACTGCTGCACTTGAATTTATATATGTAATTGGTAAAATATTTTCATTAGGAATTCCAGCATCATTTATTTTTTTTAAATTTTGCTCAAAATATCCCTCATCAATCATTCTAGCCATTGCACAACATGCAATTTTTGGCATAAGTACTGTTTTCTCTGGACTCATAACTTTTACACTCTCACCCATAAAACCAACACCACAAAATACCACAAACTTGGAATCTGTAAGCATTACTTTTTTTGCAAGTTCTAATGAATCACCTGTTATATCAGCTAATTCAAATACCTCGTCTCTTTGGTAAAAGTGTGCAACAAGAGTTACATCTAACTCTTCTTTTAATTTTAGTATTTCTTCTTTTAAATTCAAAATAAACCTTCACATCTTTATTAAATGTGAATATAACAAAACTTTAGTTATAATCTCATTTAATCACACACTTTATACAAGGGTAATATATGGATTTTATCACAAATACAAATATTTTATTTTTTCTTGCAGCTTATTTAATAGGTTCTATTCCTTTTGGTTCAATTTTAGCTAAAACATTTGCAGGAGTTGATATTACAACAGCTGGAAGTAAATCAATTGGAGCTACAAATGTTCTAAGAGTTGTAAAAGAAACTAATCCTAAATTAGCAAAAAAATTAGGAATTGCAACAGTTTTACTTGATGCTTTAAAAGGTGCAGTTGTATTACTCGTAGCTCTATATTATGGAGTTAGTGACTCAACGCTTTGGGGAGTTGCAATTTTAGCTGTTTTAGGTCACTGTTATTCTATTTATCTAGGATTAGAAGGTGGGAAAGGCGTTGCAACTGGACTTGGTGTTTATTTAGTACTTATTCCAATACCAACACTTATTGGTGCTCTTGTTTGGATAGTTTGTGCAAAAGTTTTAAAAATTTCATCTTTATCATCACTTTTAGGATTAATTGCGGTAATAATAAGTGCAAGTTTTTTAAATAATGGATTAAATGTAGGTTCAAATGTGCCTATGTATATTATTGCTTTTATAATAATCTATAAACATATTCCAAATATTTTAAGAATTATAAAAGGTGAAGAGAAAAAAGTTATATGAAAATTGAAATTACTGATTTAACATTTAAATGTATAATAGGAATTTTAGACTTCGAACGAATCAAAAAACAAAAAGTCATAATAAATATATCTTTTGAGTATGAATATTCAAAAGATTTATTTATTGACTACTCACATATTTCAAATCTTGTAAAAGCAACGATGAAAGAACAAAAGTTCTTACTTTTAGAAGATGCAATTTTACATCTTGAATCATTACTACTTAATAGTTACAAAATAGATACACTAAAAATCAAGATTTCTAAGCCAAATATACTCAAAAATTGTATTGTTAGTCTGAATAACTAAATAATAAACAAGACAAAAAAGCTCCTAAAATAGCATTAATCAAGCATTAA from Arcobacter venerupis includes these protein-coding regions:
- the plsY gene encoding glycerol-3-phosphate 1-O-acyltransferase PlsY; translated protein: MDFITNTNILFFLAAYLIGSIPFGSILAKTFAGVDITTAGSKSIGATNVLRVVKETNPKLAKKLGIATVLLDALKGAVVLLVALYYGVSDSTLWGVAILAVLGHCYSIYLGLEGGKGVATGLGVYLVLIPIPTLIGALVWIVCAKVLKISSLSSLLGLIAVIISASFLNNGLNVGSNVPMYIIAFIIIYKHIPNILRIIKGEEKKVI
- the nadA gene encoding quinolinate synthase NadA, with amino-acid sequence MNLKEEILKLKEELDVTLVAHFYQRDEVFELADITGDSLELAKKVMLTDSKFVVFCGVGFMGESVKVMSPEKTVLMPKIACCAMARMIDEGYFEQNLKKINDAGIPNENILPITYINSSAAVKAKVGQMAGMVCTSSNAYKIIEKGLKSGKKIFFVPDRCLGQNFAKSLNLKSAIVGDGTDLKEADIICYNGFCSVHQQFSVEDIEFYRNKYPDILIAVHPECDPSVCDAADFVGSTSQLIAYIKELPIEQKIAVGTEFNMVNRLRQKNTYILSSTKPECPTMNETTLEDVYNTLKSIKDDNILKENEIFVSAETAKWAKVALERMFEV
- a CDS encoding dihydroneopterin aldolase, with product MKIEITDLTFKCIIGILDFERIKKQKVIINISFEYEYSKDLFIDYSHISNLVKATMKEQKFLLLEDAILHLESLLLNSYKIDTLKIKISKPNILKNCIVSLNN